The following are encoded in a window of Pseudomonas sp. St316 genomic DNA:
- a CDS encoding TolC family outer membrane protein produces the protein MRSPLFMVLPFALAASFVQAQTLPQAMQQALDVHPEIQAGVNSRLAADYQLKAAKGGYLPRVDLAAGYGREGTDSVTTRSGGTNHWETLNRSESSLRLSQMVFDGFATSSEVGRQQATVNARAYSLLDASERTGLTVAQVYLDVLTRREFVRLAEENLKSHERIFDQIKLRTSRGVGSGADLDQAEARMAQARNNLITEQTNLADAETNYLSAVGQLPDQLERPADFLALLPANLTEARAQMLENSPVLRSAEADIAAAEQQYEAAKSSFYPRFDAELGRTADNDLDGQNGHNNEWQAMLRMRFNLYAGGSNKADLESKSYLSNQALDIRNNALRQLNEELGLAWNALNNANAQVPVAQQYVDRSANVRTAYQKQFSLGERTLLDLLDSENELFSASRRLAEIKNVQLFTQYRIKATMGQLLKSQGVVAPLASVVQNDMKPKVQLPGMN, from the coding sequence ATGCGTTCGCCCCTGTTCATGGTTTTACCCTTCGCCCTCGCCGCCAGTTTTGTACAAGCACAAACCTTGCCGCAGGCCATGCAACAGGCGCTGGATGTCCATCCTGAAATCCAGGCTGGCGTGAACAGTCGCCTCGCGGCGGATTACCAACTCAAGGCGGCCAAGGGCGGCTACCTGCCTAGAGTGGACCTTGCAGCCGGATACGGCCGTGAAGGCACCGACAGCGTCACCACTCGTTCGGGCGGGACCAATCATTGGGAAACCCTGAACCGCAGCGAGTCGAGCCTGCGCCTGTCGCAAATGGTTTTTGACGGTTTTGCGACGTCCAGCGAAGTGGGGCGTCAACAAGCCACCGTCAATGCCCGTGCCTACTCGTTGCTGGACGCGTCCGAGCGCACCGGGTTGACGGTGGCCCAGGTCTACCTGGACGTGCTGACCCGTCGCGAGTTCGTGCGCCTGGCCGAGGAAAACCTCAAGAGCCACGAGCGCATCTTCGACCAGATCAAGCTGCGCACTTCCCGTGGCGTGGGCAGCGGCGCTGACCTGGACCAGGCCGAAGCGCGCATGGCCCAGGCCCGCAACAACCTGATCACCGAACAAACCAACCTGGCCGATGCCGAGACCAACTACCTCAGCGCCGTTGGTCAACTGCCCGATCAACTGGAACGCCCTGCCGATTTTCTGGCGTTGCTGCCGGCCAACCTGACCGAAGCCCGCGCCCAGATGCTGGAAAACAGCCCGGTGCTGCGTTCGGCCGAAGCTGACATCGCCGCTGCCGAGCAACAGTACGAAGCCGCCAAATCGAGTTTCTACCCACGCTTTGACGCCGAGCTGGGCCGCACTGCCGATAACGACCTGGATGGCCAGAACGGCCACAACAATGAATGGCAAGCCATGTTGCGCATGCGTTTCAACCTGTATGCCGGCGGCAGCAACAAGGCGGATCTGGAATCCAAGTCGTACCTGTCCAACCAGGCCCTGGATATCCGCAACAACGCGCTGCGCCAGCTGAACGAAGAGCTGGGACTGGCCTGGAACGCTTTGAACAACGCCAATGCCCAGGTGCCGGTCGCCCAGCAATACGTGGATCGCAGCGCTAACGTGCGCACTGCCTATCAGAAGCAGTTCAGCCTCGGCGAGCGGACCCTGCTCGACTTGCTCGACAGCGAAAACGAGCTGTTCAGCGCGTCCCGGCGCCTGGCGGAAATCAAGAATGTGCAGCTGTTCACCCAGTACCGGATCAAGGCAACCATGGGCCAGCTGCTGAAAAGCCAGGGTGTGGTAGCGCCGTTGGCATCGGTTGTGCAGAACGACATGAAGCCCAAGGTCCAGTTGCCTGGGATGAATTGA
- a CDS encoding type I secretion system permease/ATPase gives MESEVSPVELVHDPRTLHDDPLLDGLLALCMLHQKPASAAMLTTGLPLPKQRLSVELLSRAAARAGLQGRVLQRKLEQIPTIAMPALLLLKEGRSAVLLGWVGDDQARLLLSESDGGEVTISRELLADDYSGKVFFAQPQHKFDVNHGTLIPRARSWFRDTLKRSRWLYADAIAASLLINIIAMAAPLFVMNVYDRVVPNQAESTLWVLAVGICGAYVFDLILKMLRSLCLDLAGKKTDLIISATLFERIVGMSMKYRPARVGSFAQNIHEFQSLRDFLASLTLTSLIDLPFTLLIFMVIAIIGGHLVWIPVLAFPIALLIGYALQKPLVATMERTMALGAERQSSLIETLAGLDAVKVNNAESERQYQWEQTIGTLSRLELRVKMLSGLAMNITLLIQQLAGVIMIVFGVYLIIAGSLSMGGLVACYMLSGRALSPLASLSGLLTRYQQARVTMTSVDQMMELPQERNFDERPLSRKVLQGAIECRQLNFTYPNQQNPALKNINLVIKPGEKIGIIGRSGSGKSSLAKLLVGLYQPDDGALLVDGVDIRQIDVSELRYNIGYVPQDIQLLAGTLRDNLTSGARYVEDELVLQAAELAGVHEFARLHPQGYELQVGERGQNLSGGQRQNVALARALLLNPPILLLDEPTSAMDNTGEERLKQRLAAVVENKTVLLVTHRASLLSLVDRLLVIDRGQILADGPKAAVMEALKKGQISVA, from the coding sequence GTGGAATCAGAAGTCAGTCCAGTCGAACTAGTTCATGACCCGCGCACGCTGCACGACGACCCGCTGCTGGACGGCTTGCTGGCGCTCTGCATGCTGCACCAGAAGCCGGCCAGCGCGGCGATGCTCACCACCGGCCTGCCGCTGCCCAAGCAGCGCCTGAGCGTCGAATTATTGTCGCGCGCGGCGGCCCGTGCCGGGCTGCAAGGTCGGGTACTGCAACGCAAGCTCGAGCAGATCCCGACCATCGCCATGCCAGCGCTGTTGTTGCTCAAGGAAGGCCGCAGTGCCGTGCTGCTGGGCTGGGTCGGTGACGATCAGGCGCGCTTGCTGCTCAGCGAAAGCGACGGCGGTGAGGTGACCATCAGCCGTGAACTGCTGGCCGATGACTACAGCGGCAAGGTGTTCTTCGCCCAGCCGCAGCATAAATTTGACGTTAACCACGGCACGCTGATCCCACGGGCGCGTTCGTGGTTTCGCGATACCCTCAAACGGTCCCGCTGGCTGTATGCCGATGCCATTGCCGCGAGCCTGCTGATCAACATCATCGCCATGGCCGCGCCACTGTTCGTGATGAACGTCTACGACCGCGTGGTGCCGAACCAGGCCGAATCGACCCTGTGGGTATTGGCCGTGGGTATCTGCGGCGCCTATGTGTTCGACCTGATCCTCAAGATGCTACGCAGCCTGTGCCTGGACCTGGCCGGCAAGAAAACCGACCTGATCATCTCGGCGACGCTGTTCGAACGCATCGTCGGCATGTCCATGAAATACCGCCCGGCGCGGGTCGGCAGCTTTGCCCAGAACATCCATGAGTTCCAGAGCCTGCGGGACTTCCTCGCTTCGCTGACCCTCACCAGCCTGATCGACTTGCCGTTCACCCTGCTGATCTTCATGGTCATCGCGATTATCGGCGGGCACCTGGTGTGGATTCCGGTGCTGGCGTTCCCGATTGCCCTGCTGATCGGCTACGCCTTGCAGAAGCCCCTGGTGGCGACCATGGAGCGCACCATGGCTCTGGGCGCCGAGCGCCAATCCAGCCTGATCGAAACCCTGGCCGGCCTTGACGCGGTGAAGGTCAACAACGCCGAGAGCGAACGCCAGTACCAGTGGGAACAGACCATCGGCACCCTCAGCCGCCTCGAACTGCGGGTGAAAATGCTGTCCGGCCTGGCGATGAACATCACCTTGCTGATCCAGCAACTGGCCGGGGTGATCATGATCGTCTTCGGCGTTTACCTGATCATCGCCGGTAGCCTGAGCATGGGTGGACTGGTGGCCTGCTACATGCTCAGCGGCCGAGCCCTCAGCCCGTTGGCTTCGCTGTCGGGCCTGCTGACCCGCTACCAACAGGCGCGGGTGACCATGACATCCGTCGACCAGATGATGGAGCTGCCCCAAGAGCGCAATTTCGACGAGCGCCCGCTGAGCCGCAAGGTCCTGCAGGGTGCCATTGAATGCCGTCAGTTGAATTTCACTTATCCGAACCAGCAGAACCCCGCGCTGAAGAACATCAACCTGGTGATCAAGCCGGGCGAGAAAATCGGCATCATCGGCCGCAGCGGCTCGGGCAAGAGTTCCTTGGCCAAGTTGCTGGTGGGCCTGTACCAGCCGGACGACGGCGCGCTGCTGGTGGACGGCGTGGATATCCGCCAGATCGACGTCAGCGAACTGCGCTACAACATTGGCTATGTGCCCCAGGACATCCAACTGCTGGCCGGTACCCTGCGCGACAACCTGACCTCCGGCGCCCGTTACGTCGAAGACGAGCTGGTGCTCCAAGCCGCCGAGCTGGCGGGCGTGCATGAATTTGCCCGCCTGCATCCGCAAGGTTATGAACTGCAAGTCGGTGAGCGCGGACAGAACCTGTCCGGTGGTCAGCGCCAGAACGTCGCCCTGGCCCGCGCGCTGCTGCTCAACCCGCCCATCCTGTTGCTGGATGAACCCACCAGCGCCATGGACAACACCGGTGAAGAACGCTTGAAACAGCGCCTGGCCGCCGTGGTGGAGAACAAGACCGTACTGCTGGTGACGCACCGGGCGTCCTTGCTGTCGCTGGTGGACCGCCTGTTGGTGATCGACCGTGGACAGATTCTCGCCGATGGCCCGAAAGCCGCTGTCATGGAAGCGTTGAAGAAGGGGCAGATCAGTGTTGCTTAA
- a CDS encoding HlyD family type I secretion periplasmic adaptor subunit, protein MLLKTGLKGAVGRYFKGSDSLHGQPLPEVNKALIEDAPRVVRLTIWGIIGFFIFLGLWANFAVIDEVTKGDGKAIPSSKIQKIQNLEGGIVAELFVKEGQIVEAGAPLIRLDDTRFVSNVGETEADRQSMLLRVERLSAEVDDRPLNFPADVLKAVPRQAASEESLYLSRRQQLHDEIGGLQEQLIQRQQELREFISKQAQYRSGLALQRQEINMSEPLVAQGAVSPVEVLRLKRAEVETRGQLDATTLAIPRAESAIKEVQRKIDETRGKFRSDALTQLNEARTDLNKAQATGKALEDRVSRTLVTSPVRGIVNKLLVNTIGGVIQPGSDLVEIVPLDDTILVEAKIRPQDIAFLHPGQSATVKFTAYDYTIYGGLKAKLEQIGADTITDEDKKTTYYIIKLRTERSHLGTDDKPLLIIPGMVASVDIITGKKTVLSYLLKPIIKARAEALHER, encoded by the coding sequence GTGTTGCTTAAAACCGGTTTGAAGGGCGCTGTCGGCCGTTATTTCAAAGGCTCCGACTCGCTGCACGGGCAACCGCTGCCCGAGGTCAACAAGGCCCTGATCGAAGACGCCCCACGAGTGGTGCGCCTGACCATCTGGGGGATCATCGGCTTCTTTATATTCCTCGGGCTATGGGCCAATTTCGCCGTGATCGACGAAGTGACCAAGGGCGACGGCAAGGCGATTCCCTCGTCCAAGATCCAGAAAATCCAGAACCTGGAGGGCGGGATCGTCGCCGAGCTGTTCGTCAAGGAAGGGCAAATCGTTGAAGCCGGCGCGCCGTTGATTCGCCTCGACGACACGCGGTTTGTCTCCAACGTGGGCGAAACCGAGGCCGATCGCCAGTCCATGCTGTTACGTGTTGAACGGCTGAGTGCCGAGGTGGATGACCGGCCGCTGAACTTCCCCGCCGATGTACTCAAGGCCGTACCGCGCCAGGCGGCCAGCGAAGAGTCGCTGTACCTCAGCCGCCGCCAGCAACTGCACGATGAAATTGGCGGCTTGCAGGAACAGTTGATCCAGCGCCAACAAGAACTGCGCGAGTTCATTTCCAAGCAGGCGCAGTACCGCTCCGGCCTGGCGCTGCAACGCCAGGAAATCAACATGTCCGAGCCGCTGGTGGCCCAGGGCGCGGTGTCGCCGGTGGAAGTGCTGCGACTCAAGCGCGCTGAAGTTGAAACCCGCGGGCAACTGGACGCCACGACGCTGGCGATCCCTCGTGCCGAATCGGCGATCAAGGAAGTGCAGCGCAAGATCGACGAGACCCGCGGTAAATTCCGCAGCGACGCCCTGACCCAGCTCAATGAGGCCCGCACCGACCTGAACAAGGCCCAGGCCACCGGCAAGGCTTTGGAAGATCGGGTGAGCCGGACCCTGGTCACTTCACCGGTACGCGGTATCGTCAACAAGTTGCTGGTGAACACCATCGGCGGGGTGATCCAGCCCGGCAGCGACCTGGTGGAAATCGTGCCGCTGGACGACACCATCCTGGTGGAAGCGAAAATCCGTCCCCAGGACATCGCTTTCCTGCATCCCGGCCAGAGTGCCACGGTGAAATTCACCGCGTACGACTACACCATCTACGGCGGGCTGAAAGCCAAGCTGGAACAGATCGGCGCCGACACCATCACCGATGAAGACAAGAAAACCACCTACTACATCATCAAGCTGCGCACCGAACGCAGCCACCTGGGCACCGATGACAAACCGCTGCTGATCATCCCGGGCATGGTCGCCTCGGTGGACATCATCACCGGCAAGAAAACCGTGCTCAGCTACCTGCTCAAGCCGATCATCAAGGCCCGGGCCGAGGCGTTGCACGAGCGGTAG
- a CDS encoding TauD/TfdA family dioxygenase codes for MPAVSYSPDSPIANIAPQSFDIRPFRDAVGAEIVGLDLSRPLNDQDFARIHRAHLDYHVVVFRDQRITPEQQIAFSRRFGVLQIHVLKQFLLAGYPEILIVSNIIENGQSIGLGDAGKFWHSDLSYKELPSLGSMLHAQELPSEGGDTLFADMHKAWEGLPEALRKAVEGRSAAHSYTARYSETKFEGNWRPTLTPEQLAQVAEVVHPIVRTHPETGRKALFVSEGFTTRIVGLPEDESTALLAELYAHSVLPQNIYRHQWQPHDLVFWDNRSLIHLAAGCPSHLRRKLYRTTIQGDAPF; via the coding sequence ATGCCAGCCGTCTCTTATTCTCCAGATTCACCTATCGCGAACATTGCGCCGCAGTCGTTCGACATCCGCCCGTTTCGCGATGCCGTAGGCGCCGAGATCGTTGGCCTGGACCTGTCCCGACCGCTCAACGACCAGGACTTCGCCCGCATCCACCGTGCGCACCTGGACTATCACGTCGTGGTGTTCCGCGACCAACGCATCACCCCCGAACAACAGATCGCCTTCAGCCGCCGTTTCGGCGTGCTGCAAATCCATGTGCTCAAGCAGTTCCTGTTGGCCGGGTATCCGGAAATCCTCATCGTCTCCAACATCATCGAAAACGGCCAATCCATCGGCCTGGGGGATGCGGGCAAGTTCTGGCATTCGGACCTTTCCTATAAAGAATTGCCGAGCCTGGGTTCGATGCTCCACGCCCAGGAGTTGCCGAGCGAAGGCGGCGACACGCTGTTCGCCGATATGCACAAGGCCTGGGAAGGCTTGCCCGAAGCGCTGCGCAAGGCCGTGGAAGGGCGTTCGGCGGCGCACTCCTACACGGCGCGCTACAGCGAAACCAAATTCGAAGGCAACTGGCGCCCGACGCTGACGCCGGAGCAACTGGCCCAGGTCGCCGAAGTCGTTCATCCGATCGTGCGCACCCACCCGGAAACCGGGCGCAAGGCGTTGTTCGTCAGCGAAGGCTTCACCACCCGCATTGTTGGCCTGCCGGAAGACGAAAGCACAGCGCTGCTGGCCGAGCTGTATGCCCACAGCGTGCTGCCGCAGAACATCTATCGCCATCAATGGCAGCCCCATGACCTGGTGTTCTGGGACAACCGCTCGCTGATCCACTTGGCCGCCGGTTGCCCGAGCCATCTGCGCCGCAAGCTGTACCGCACCACCATCCAGGGCGATGCCCCCTTCTGA